From the Pseudomonas sp. VD-NE ins genome, the window GATCGGCAAGGTCATCATCAGCGAAGGCCTCAAGGGTGGGGAGAAAGTCATTGTCGCCGGTGGGCAGTTGCTGCATCCCGGCATGAAAGTCGAAATCGCTGAAAACACCTACAAGGATCTGCAACCGGGGGCACAGCCATGAAGCGTCTGGGGTTGTTATCCGTAGGCGTGTTGCTGGCGGCCTGCTCGAAAAGCGAGCCACCTCCGGAGCCGGTACGTCCGGTGTTATCGGTCAAGGTTCAGGCGTTGAGCGAGGAAAGCCTCGGGCGTTTCGCCGGCAGCATCCAGGCGCGTTACGAAAGCAATACCGGTTTCCGCGTCGGTGGCCGCATCGCCAGCCGCAACGTCGATGTCGGAACCGAAGTGCAAAAGGGCACGCTGCTCGCCACTCTCGATCCGTCTGATCAGCAGAACCAATTGCGTTCGGCCCAGGGCGACCTGGCCAAGGTTCAGGCGCAACTGATCAATGCCCAGGCCAATGCCCGCCGTCAGCAGGCGCTGTTCGATCGTGGCGTAGGGGCGCAGGCACAACTGGACATCGCCACCACGGACTTGAAAACCACCCAGGCCTCGCTGGACCAGGCACGGGCGGCGGTCAATCAAAGCAAGGACCAGCTCGGCTACACCGAACTGCGTTCCGACCATAAAGCTGTGGTCACCGCGTGGAACGCCGAAGCCGGGCAAGTGGTGACGGCGGGCCAGCAGGTCGTGACCCTGGCGCAACCGGACATCAAGGAGGCGGTGATCGATCTGCCCGACACCCTGGTCGATCAGATTCCCTCCGACGTGGTGTTTCTGGTGGCCGGGCAACTCGACCCGAGCATCAACACCACAGCAACCCTTCGCGAGATCGAACCGCAGGCACAAAGTGCCACGCGTACTCGTCGCGCACGCCTGACGCTGGCCGAGACACCGGACGGTTTCCGCCTCGGCACGGCGATCAGCGTGACCCTCAGTTCGGCGATCAAACCGCGCATCGAGTTGCCGGCGACCGCTTTGCAGGAGGTCGACGGCAAACCACGGATCTGGGTCATCGACACCCAGAGCAAAACCGTCAGCCCCCGCGACGTCAGCGTGATCAGCCGCACCGACAGCAGCGTAGTGCTCGCGGGCGGCGTGAAGAATGGCGAGCGCGTGGTCAGCGCCGGCGTCAACAGCCTCAAACCCGGACAATCCGTGAAACTTGACGAGGACAGTCAATGAAAGGCTCTTTCAACCTCTCCGAATGGGCCCTCAAGCATCAGTCATTCGTCTGGTACCTGATGTTCGTCGCGTT encodes:
- a CDS encoding efflux RND transporter periplasmic adaptor subunit: MKRLGLLSVGVLLAACSKSEPPPEPVRPVLSVKVQALSEESLGRFAGSIQARYESNTGFRVGGRIASRNVDVGTEVQKGTLLATLDPSDQQNQLRSAQGDLAKVQAQLINAQANARRQQALFDRGVGAQAQLDIATTDLKTTQASLDQARAAVNQSKDQLGYTELRSDHKAVVTAWNAEAGQVVTAGQQVVTLAQPDIKEAVIDLPDTLVDQIPSDVVFLVAGQLDPSINTTATLREIEPQAQSATRTRRARLTLAETPDGFRLGTAISVTLSSAIKPRIELPATALQEVDGKPRIWVIDTQSKTVSPRDVSVISRTDSSVVLAGGVKNGERVVSAGVNSLKPGQSVKLDEDSQ